The window CCTCACGGTGCGCTGCCCCGTACGAGGCGAGCTTGTCGGTGATGATCACCCTCGGCACCTGCCCGGTTGTGGTGAGGAGCCGGCGGAAGAAACGCCTGGCAGCAGCCTTGTCACGCCGGCTCTGGACCAGGATGTCGAGCACGTTGCCGTCGGCGTCGACGGCCCGCCACAAGTACTTCTGCTTCCCGCCGATCTTGATGAACACCTCGTCGAGATGCCACTTGTCACCGGGCTGCGGGCGCCTGCGGCGCAGCGCGTTCGCGTAGGCCTGGCCGAACTTCAGACACCACCGGCGGATGCTCTCGTACGAGACGATCACACCCCGCTCGAGCATCATCTCCTCCACCTCACGGAAGCTGAGGGGGAAGCGGAAGTACAGCCACACACAGTGCGAAATGATCTCCACCGGGTAACGGTGATTCGCATACGACAGCGTGCTCGACGACACGAATCAGACCCTTCGCCGGACGGACAACCCGAAGATCATCCCACCCCGCCCCGACAACGTGACAAGGCCTCCCAGCCCTCTGGAGCGGGGAACCCGCCGGGTCTGGAGACCAGGGAGCTGGAGCCGGAATATCTGCTGACGGTTCCGCAGGGCGAGGCGGCCCGGAGGCTTCTGGCTTATGTGACGGGGCTGGGCCTGGACGGTCCGGACGCGCAGCTGCTGGCCGTGGTCATCGCGATCCGTGCTGCTCGTACGGGGGCGGGCAACCTGAGCGGCCAGGACCTCGGCTCACTGCGCCTGACGGACCCGCAATCCGCTGTGTGGGCCCTGGAAGGCCTGGGATGGCGGCCGGCGGCCGATCTGCCGGGGGAAGACCCCAGCGTGCCCGTGGCGGTCGCCGTACCCGGCCTGGGCGGTCCTGAAAGCGCCCTGCCGTTCGGGAAGCTGGTCCGCTCCCGTGTATCGGGGTGGACGACTCGTACTGTGTCGGTGAAGCCGTTGAAGAAGACCGGGCCGGCGGTACGGCTGGCAGGCCTGTTCCTCGCCGCTCATGCCCCTGATGGCAACAGGCCGGCACCACTGCCCCCGGCCCTGCCCGGACACTGCCACGACGCGCTGCCCGAACTGCTCGCCAGGGGTTTCCTCGACAGCCTCAACGGCGATACCTACCGGCTGAACCCGGCCCTGCGCCACCACTCCGGGCGCTGCGCGGACGCCATCACCTGATGAGACACAGGTTTTCGGCCTTGGCGGCGGACCGGTTGATGACCGCCGGCGGTTGCTGGCGCTCAAACGGTCTTTCGGCC of the Streptomyces sp. NBC_01264 genome contains:
- a CDS encoding IS6 family transposase; the protein is MSSSTLSYANHRYPVEIISHCVWLYFRFPLSFREVEEMMLERGVIVSYESIRRWCLKFGQAYANALRRRRPQPGDKWHLDEVFIKIGGKQKYLWRAVDADGNVLDILVQSRRDKAAARRFFRRLLTTTGQVPRVIITDKLASYGAAHREVMPSVEHRAHKGLNNRAENSHQPTRQRERAMKGFRSVGGAQRFLAAFTGISPHFRTGRHLMAARRHRLEMTVRFTIWDQITGAAAMPSAA